A genomic stretch from Thermomonospora umbrina includes:
- a CDS encoding TetR-like C-terminal domain-containing protein gives MLLAAKGPSFTMDELASAAGVGRASVFRRYATKRDMLLDALTLALNAQVPETPDTGSLEGDLMVIVTQTLAGWNTPEFAKTTREVFGEAARDPGVAEVIRTAMRDKRRSDWAIFERAIDRGELSPDTDLWLLADMVVGLVVYRGLIDVPQPDPASMVRALLHGFAR, from the coding sequence ATGCTGCTGGCCGCCAAGGGGCCCTCGTTCACCATGGACGAGCTGGCATCGGCCGCCGGTGTCGGCAGGGCCAGCGTGTTCCGCCGCTACGCCACCAAGCGCGACATGCTGCTCGACGCCCTCACCCTCGCCTTGAACGCCCAGGTCCCGGAGACGCCCGACACCGGCTCGCTCGAAGGCGACCTGATGGTGATCGTGACCCAGACGCTCGCCGGCTGGAACACGCCCGAGTTCGCGAAGACGACCAGGGAGGTCTTCGGCGAGGCGGCCAGGGACCCCGGCGTCGCCGAGGTCATCCGCACCGCCATGCGCGACAAGCGACGCAGCGACTGGGCGATCTTCGAGCGCGCGATCGACAGGGGCGAACTGTCCCCGGACACCGACCTGTGGCTGCTGGCCGACATGGTCGTCGGCCTGGTCGTCTACCGCGGCCTCATCGACGTGCCACAGCCGGACCCCGCATCGATGGTCAGGGCCCTGCTGCACGGGTTCGCGCGCTGA
- a CDS encoding glycosyltransferase, with protein sequence MRVLLSVYGSRGDVEPMAALAVRLRELGVESRVCAPPDEEFAERLAGAGVTLVPAGLPVREFIKRAGARPAENFQDSVAALLAAQYEAVAAAAEGCDLVVATGLMPASAAARSVAERMGIAYMLTAYCPWILPSPHHRPFSYPTRPLPEDVTDNRALWELDRENMNVIFGGPLNEHRRSIGLPPVESVRDHVFTDRPLLAADPTLAPWRRPADLDVVQTGAWIIPDDRPLSPDLMAFLDAGAPPVYVGFGSMSMSTSKDAAQVAIEAVRGHGRRAIVSQGWADLGLIDDKDDCFAIGEANHQALFGRVAAVVHHGGGGTTTKAALAGAPQVIVPQVVDQPYWGRRVTELGIGATLDGPTPTTETLSAALDTALALETRSRASGLAGEIRTDGAATTARLILDTLG encoded by the coding sequence ATGCGGGTTTTGTTGTCGGTGTACGGCTCGCGTGGGGACGTCGAGCCGATGGCGGCGCTCGCGGTGCGGTTGCGGGAGCTCGGCGTCGAGTCTCGGGTGTGCGCGCCGCCGGACGAGGAGTTCGCCGAGCGGCTGGCCGGGGCCGGTGTGACGCTGGTGCCGGCGGGGCTGCCGGTGCGGGAATTCATCAAGCGGGCCGGGGCCCGCCCGGCGGAGAATTTCCAGGATTCCGTGGCGGCGTTGCTCGCCGCGCAATACGAGGCGGTCGCCGCGGCCGCCGAGGGATGTGATCTGGTGGTGGCCACCGGTTTGATGCCGGCCTCCGCCGCCGCACGGTCGGTCGCCGAGCGGATGGGCATCGCGTACATGCTCACGGCCTACTGTCCATGGATCCTTCCGTCGCCTCACCACCGGCCGTTCTCGTACCCGACCCGACCGCTTCCCGAGGACGTCACCGACAACCGGGCGCTGTGGGAGCTGGACCGCGAGAACATGAACGTCATCTTCGGCGGGCCGCTGAACGAGCACCGGAGATCGATCGGGCTGCCCCCCGTGGAGAGCGTCCGTGACCACGTCTTCACCGATCGGCCGCTGCTGGCGGCGGACCCGACCCTGGCCCCTTGGCGGCGGCCGGCCGACCTGGACGTCGTTCAGACCGGAGCGTGGATCATCCCCGACGACCGCCCGCTGTCACCGGATCTCATGGCCTTCCTGGACGCCGGCGCACCACCGGTGTACGTGGGCTTCGGGAGCATGTCCATGAGCACGTCCAAGGACGCCGCCCAGGTGGCCATCGAGGCCGTTCGCGGCCACGGACGCCGCGCCATCGTCTCCCAGGGCTGGGCCGACCTGGGCCTGATCGACGACAAGGACGACTGTTTCGCCATCGGGGAGGCCAACCACCAGGCCCTCTTCGGTCGCGTGGCCGCCGTCGTCCACCACGGCGGCGGGGGAACGACGACCAAGGCGGCCCTGGCCGGCGCCCCTCAAGTGATCGTCCCCCAGGTGGTCGACCAGCCGTACTGGGGCCGTCGGGTCACCGAACTCGGCATCGGCGCGACCCTCGACGGCCCGACCCCGACCACCGAGACCCTGTCCGCCGCCCTCGACACCGCCCTGGCCCTCGAGACCCGCTCCCGAGCCTCTGGCCTCGCCGGCGAGATCCGCACCGACGGCGCCGCCACGACCGCCCGACTGATCCTCGACACCCTCGGATGA
- a CDS encoding multicopper oxidase family protein, translating into MLNRRDSLKLGAVAGAAMLVPAGRLSAVFADDEGTASTPFTRALPIPPVLRPVSSTADHDLYDMTLAPTTASILPGLQTPLLTFNGSFPGPTIRARRGRASKVRVTNRMTTPSSVHLHGADVAPSSDGHPVDLIQPGESKIYHYPNRQPAATLWYHDHAHHIEAEQVYRGLAGLYLIGDAESDALGLPGGQYDIPLFIRDAAFDEQGRLLFTLDDFASRRVVLVNGAHQPFVQVRRRKYRLRLVNAANSRPIRLVLSDGGEFVRIASDGGLLEHPVRGTSIELWPAERAEVVVDFTNHATGSTLYLENVFNGPETPNRQLLQFQVGEPVPDPSRVPDTLRTHPDLGEPILTRTINMGRDATNTFYAINGLPYDPDRIDFRCKRGSTELWVVNNTDGQYNFPHSMHVHLVQFRVLDRNGVPVGPEEAYPKDTVRIPAGQTVRMLVRFESPFTGVYPYHCHFLDHSSAHMMAQLEVVP; encoded by the coding sequence ATGCTCAACCGAAGAGACAGCCTCAAGCTCGGCGCGGTGGCGGGCGCGGCGATGCTGGTGCCGGCCGGTCGGCTCTCCGCGGTGTTCGCGGACGACGAGGGGACGGCGAGCACGCCGTTCACGCGCGCGCTGCCGATCCCGCCGGTGCTGAGGCCGGTGTCGTCCACCGCCGACCACGACCTGTACGACATGACGCTCGCGCCGACCACGGCGAGCATCCTGCCGGGGCTGCAGACGCCGCTGCTGACGTTCAACGGCTCGTTCCCCGGGCCGACCATCAGGGCGCGGCGGGGGCGCGCGTCCAAGGTGCGGGTCACCAACCGGATGACGACACCCTCGTCGGTGCACCTGCACGGCGCGGACGTGGCGCCCTCCAGCGACGGTCACCCGGTGGACCTCATCCAGCCGGGCGAGAGCAAGATCTACCACTATCCGAACCGGCAGCCCGCCGCGACGCTGTGGTACCACGACCACGCCCACCACATCGAGGCCGAACAGGTCTACCGGGGGCTGGCCGGGCTCTACCTGATCGGTGACGCCGAGTCGGACGCGCTGGGGCTGCCCGGCGGGCAGTACGACATCCCGCTGTTCATCCGGGACGCGGCGTTCGACGAGCAGGGACGGCTGCTGTTCACGTTGGACGACTTCGCGAGCCGACGGGTGGTGCTCGTCAACGGGGCCCACCAGCCCTTTGTGCAGGTGCGGCGGCGCAAGTACCGGCTGCGGCTGGTCAACGCGGCCAACTCCCGCCCGATCCGGCTGGTGCTCAGCGACGGCGGCGAGTTCGTCCGCATCGCCTCCGACGGCGGTCTGCTGGAGCACCCGGTCCGCGGCACGTCGATCGAGCTGTGGCCCGCCGAACGGGCCGAGGTGGTCGTGGACTTCACGAACCACGCCACCGGCAGCACGCTCTACCTGGAGAACGTCTTCAACGGGCCGGAGACGCCCAACCGGCAGCTCCTGCAGTTCCAGGTGGGCGAACCGGTGCCCGACCCCAGCCGGGTGCCCGACACTCTGCGCACCCACCCCGACCTCGGCGAGCCCATCCTGACCCGCACCATCAACATGGGCCGGGACGCCACGAACACGTTCTACGCCATCAACGGCCTGCCGTACGACCCCGACCGGATCGACTTCCGCTGCAAGCGCGGCAGCACGGAGCTGTGGGTCGTCAACAACACCGACGGGCAGTACAACTTCCCGCACTCGATGCACGTCCACCTGGTGCAGTTCCGCGTGCTGGACCGCAACGGCGTCCCGGTGGGGCCCGAGGAGGCGTATCCGAAGGACACGGTGCGCATTCCGGCCGGTCAGACGGTGCGGATGCTGGTGCGCTTCGAGAGTCCCTTCACCGGCGTCTACCCGTACCACTGCCATTTCCTCGACCATTCCTCGGCGCACATGATGGCGCAGTTGGAGGTCGTCCCCTGA
- a CDS encoding cytochrome c oxidase assembly protein: MTALLAVRAGAPPAVPGLSGEGAVTRWGLPLAKTAMDGAGVVTVGAALMAVVLLPGADGRLGEAARAWTTVASRAALAWAVAAVVTLVFRASSVFGVPVTDVLGGRFGEFVDFASGNAPGLGPAVVAVLSAAASMLARGAATAGRGAWTLAVASAALLPPALTGHSASSPDHDLASTAVAVHVVAPALWVGGLLAVCVHALRRRPDADVAAGRFSRMALWCYLVLAVAGVAAAVSRLPSPADLVAGPYGMLILVKCVLLSVLGLIGHRHRTSTLPRLRAGNPGAFVRLAVGELTVMGVAIGVAVALSETPPPETPLPADPLTRAVGFPVPPPITVVDVALRWRLDLAMCLIAAVFAGLYAAGVLRLRRDGVRWPVRRTLAWCAGVLLLVVVTQSGLAKYARVMFSMHLLQNMALAGPVPLLLLLGSPLTLARRALRPAAIPGDRGPREWLAALSGSRAARFSALPPVAAVISIAAVYAPYTTPLYETAMEIPLGHSAMSLGYLALGCLCLNGLLGSRAARAGHTSRRTPYSVIQKSNSMSRSRTARAPQGPPTS; encoded by the coding sequence GTGACCGCCCTGCTCGCGGTCCGTGCGGGCGCGCCGCCGGCGGTGCCGGGGCTGTCGGGCGAGGGCGCGGTGACCCGGTGGGGGCTGCCCCTGGCGAAGACGGCGATGGACGGCGCCGGCGTCGTGACCGTCGGTGCGGCGTTGATGGCCGTCGTCCTGCTCCCCGGCGCGGACGGGCGGCTGGGGGAGGCGGCGCGAGCCTGGACGACCGTGGCGTCGCGGGCGGCCCTGGCCTGGGCCGTCGCCGCCGTGGTCACGCTGGTGTTCCGGGCCTCCTCGGTCTTCGGCGTGCCGGTGACGGACGTCCTCGGCGGTCGGTTCGGCGAGTTCGTCGACTTCGCGTCCGGGAACGCGCCCGGTCTCGGGCCGGCGGTCGTGGCGGTGCTGTCGGCGGCGGCGTCGATGCTGGCCCGAGGGGCCGCCACGGCCGGTCGCGGCGCGTGGACGCTGGCGGTGGCGTCGGCGGCCCTGCTGCCGCCCGCGTTGACCGGTCATTCGGCCTCGTCGCCCGACCACGACCTCGCGAGCACGGCCGTCGCCGTTCACGTGGTGGCGCCGGCGCTGTGGGTGGGCGGGCTGCTCGCGGTGTGCGTGCACGCCCTACGGCGGCGGCCCGACGCGGACGTCGCCGCCGGGCGCTTCAGCCGGATGGCCCTGTGGTGCTACCTCGTGCTGGCGGTGGCGGGGGTCGCCGCCGCCGTGTCCCGGCTGCCGTCGCCCGCCGACCTGGTGGCCGGGCCGTACGGGATGCTCATCCTGGTCAAGTGCGTGCTGTTGTCGGTGCTCGGACTGATCGGGCATCGGCATCGCACGTCCACGCTGCCGAGACTGCGCGCGGGGAACCCGGGCGCGTTCGTGCGCCTGGCGGTGGGGGAGCTGACCGTGATGGGCGTGGCGATCGGCGTCGCCGTCGCGCTCTCGGAGACGCCGCCGCCCGAGACGCCCCTCCCCGCCGACCCGCTCACCCGCGCCGTGGGCTTCCCCGTGCCGCCGCCGATCACGGTCGTCGACGTGGCGCTGCGGTGGCGGCTCGACCTGGCGATGTGCCTGATCGCCGCGGTGTTCGCCGGGCTGTACGCGGCCGGGGTGCTGCGGCTGCGGCGCGACGGCGTCCGATGGCCCGTGCGCAGAACGCTCGCCTGGTGCGCGGGCGTCCTCCTCCTGGTGGTCGTCACGCAGAGCGGGCTCGCCAAGTACGCCAGGGTGATGTTCAGCATGCACCTGCTCCAGAACATGGCCCTGGCGGGGCCCGTTCCGCTGCTCCTGCTGCTCGGGTCGCCGCTCACGCTGGCGCGGCGTGCGCTCCGCCCGGCGGCGATCCCGGGCGACCGCGGCCCGCGCGAATGGCTCGCCGCGCTGTCCGGGAGCCGGGCCGCGCGGTTCTCCGCCCTTCCGCCGGTGGCCGCCGTGATCTCCATCGCCGCCGTGTACGCGCCGTACACGACACCGCTGTACGAGACGGCGATGGAGATCCCCCTCGGCCACTCGGCGATGAGCCTGGGATACCTGGCGCTGGGCTGCCTGTGCCTGAACGGGCTCCTCGGGTCACGGGCGGCCCGGGCCGGTCACACGTCCAGACGCACGCCGTACTCGGTCATCCAGAAGTCGAACTCGATGAGCCGTTCCAGGACCGCTCGCGCGCCCCAAGGGCCGCCGACCTCGTAG